A single genomic interval of Bradyrhizobium sp. sBnM-33 harbors:
- a CDS encoding histidine kinase, whose amino-acid sequence MWERLSLRTRLLLPLGLMFVAALLAGAVSLQIFASAHLVEEAAPGSRSARTVAAALNAALQASANPQATLDAFVQSLGTSETIRFRRLGTDLDVHPPEVQTPLGTVPEWFVHLLAIPEFGTAFPVMVEGKQVGDIIFAPDMSADIYEKWIGFLAMTCSGIVLMLLTGAIAHFTARSALVPLQNLGDGLTRMRTGNYEQLISPAGPPEIRRSAQEANELARTLNRLSQDNRSLLRRIVSLQDDERQDMARELHDELGPLLFGIRANTVALLETIPSANAELRSAADGILQSVETLQQANRRILDRLRPLYIQELGLEKSIQTLLRNAKAQSPDLKVTSQIDAALNEVDGLLSQTIYRVIQEAVTNVLRHAKATSMHVAAGTKEREVIVEVSDDGIGFPADRVFGRGLTGMLERVRALSGTLELLREAGRTRVRCRLPAGESASHAQAAKQA is encoded by the coding sequence ATGTGGGAAAGGCTTTCTCTTAGAACGCGGCTGTTACTGCCGCTCGGCCTGATGTTCGTGGCCGCCCTGCTGGCCGGCGCCGTTTCGCTCCAGATCTTTGCCTCTGCGCACCTTGTGGAGGAAGCCGCGCCAGGGTCTCGCTCGGCCAGAACGGTCGCGGCGGCGCTCAATGCTGCACTTCAAGCCTCAGCCAATCCGCAAGCAACCCTCGATGCGTTCGTGCAATCGCTGGGAACGTCGGAAACGATCCGGTTTCGGCGCCTCGGGACCGACCTCGATGTTCACCCTCCCGAGGTGCAGACTCCCCTGGGAACGGTGCCTGAATGGTTCGTCCACCTCCTCGCCATCCCCGAATTCGGGACAGCCTTCCCCGTGATGGTCGAGGGGAAGCAGGTCGGCGATATCATATTTGCGCCGGACATGTCCGCCGACATCTACGAAAAGTGGATCGGATTTCTGGCGATGACCTGTTCCGGAATTGTCCTGATGCTGCTGACGGGGGCAATTGCCCACTTCACCGCGCGTTCCGCATTGGTACCGCTGCAGAATCTGGGCGACGGCCTGACCCGCATGCGAACGGGGAATTACGAACAGCTAATTTCCCCTGCCGGTCCGCCCGAGATCCGCAGGAGCGCGCAGGAAGCCAACGAACTCGCCCGCACCCTCAATCGCCTCAGCCAGGATAACCGTAGCCTGCTGCGCCGGATCGTGTCGCTGCAGGATGACGAGCGGCAGGACATGGCGCGCGAGCTCCATGATGAGCTCGGGCCATTGCTGTTCGGGATTCGCGCCAACACGGTGGCGCTCTTGGAGACGATCCCGTCCGCTAATGCGGAGTTGAGGAGCGCTGCCGATGGCATTTTGCAGTCGGTCGAAACATTGCAGCAGGCAAACCGCCGCATCCTCGACCGCCTGCGGCCGCTCTACATTCAGGAGCTCGGCCTGGAGAAGAGCATCCAGACACTGCTGCGCAATGCGAAGGCGCAATCACCTGATCTCAAAGTGACGTCACAGATCGACGCGGCATTGAACGAGGTCGATGGCCTGCTGTCGCAGACGATCTATCGGGTGATCCAGGAGGCGGTGACAAATGTGCTCCGCCATGCCAAAGCGACATCGATGCATGTCGCGGCGGGCACCAAGGAGCGCGAAGTGATCGTGGAAGTGTCCGATGACGGCATCGGCTTTCCGGCGGATCGGGTATTCGGCCGCGGATTGACGGGAATGCTGGAGCGCGTTCGAGCGCTGAGCGGGACGCTTGAGTTGTTGCGCGAGGCGGGGCGCACCCGCGTTCGTTGCCGGCTTCCGGCGGGGGAATCGGCCTCACACGCGCAAGCCGCAAAGCAAGCCTGA
- a CDS encoding cupin domain-containing protein, whose translation MEIKRSGSQPSGKGPAEYFTGSVRVDPLMQAPDPARVAGAHVTFEPGARTAWHTHPLGQTLIVTSGRGWVQVWGGRVEEIHPGDVIWFPPGEKHWHGATPTTAMTHIAIQERLDGKTVDWMEKVSDEQYRT comes from the coding sequence ATGGAAATCAAGCGAAGCGGTTCACAGCCGTCCGGCAAAGGACCTGCGGAATATTTCACCGGCAGCGTGCGCGTCGATCCGCTGATGCAGGCGCCCGATCCGGCGCGTGTCGCCGGTGCGCACGTCACATTCGAGCCCGGTGCGCGCACGGCATGGCACACCCATCCGCTCGGTCAGACCCTGATCGTCACCTCGGGGCGCGGCTGGGTGCAGGTCTGGGGCGGACGTGTCGAGGAAATCCACCCGGGCGACGTCATCTGGTTTCCGCCCGGCGAGAAACACTGGCATGGCGCGACGCCGACCACGGCGATGACCCATATCGCCATCCAGGAGCGGCTCGACGGCAAGACCGTCGACTGGATGGAAAAGGTCAGCGACGAACAATACCGGACTTGA
- the paoA gene encoding aldehyde dehydrogenase iron-sulfur subunit PaoA encodes MKSPSDFELSRRKLLAGSAASMALTAAPSILNAQAPAVEAAVAEVSAVRKVSFTVNGTARGLTLDPRTTLLDALREHLHLTGTKKGCDHGQCGACTVIVGGRRINSCMTLAVMHEGERITTIEGLGTPENMHPMQAAFVKHDGYQCGYCTPGQICSAVAVLDEIKAGIPSHVSTDLNAPPQLSNAELRERMSGNICRCGAYSNIAEAISEVAGRPA; translated from the coding sequence ATGAAAAGTCCGAGCGACTTCGAATTATCGCGGCGTAAACTGTTGGCGGGAAGCGCCGCATCAATGGCGCTGACTGCGGCGCCATCCATCCTCAATGCCCAGGCGCCTGCTGTGGAGGCTGCCGTCGCTGAAGTCTCTGCCGTACGGAAAGTCTCCTTCACCGTGAACGGAACGGCGCGCGGCCTCACGCTCGACCCGAGAACCACGCTGCTCGACGCGCTGCGCGAGCACCTGCATCTCACCGGCACCAAGAAGGGTTGCGATCACGGCCAGTGCGGCGCCTGCACCGTCATCGTTGGCGGAAGGCGGATCAATTCCTGCATGACGCTCGCCGTGATGCATGAGGGCGAGCGCATCACGACCATCGAGGGGCTCGGCACGCCCGAGAATATGCACCCGATGCAGGCCGCTTTCGTCAAGCATGACGGTTACCAATGCGGCTATTGCACGCCGGGACAAATTTGTTCGGCCGTCGCAGTGCTCGACGAGATCAAGGCCGGCATCCCGAGCCACGTCAGCACCGACCTGAACGCGCCGCCGCAACTCAGTAATGCCGAGCTCCGCGAGCGCATGAGCGGCAATATCTGCCGTTGCGGCGCCTATTCCAACATCGCCGAGGCAATATCGGAAGTCGCCGGGAGGCCCGCATGA
- a CDS encoding DUF983 domain-containing protein, which produces MTPGQSPTLTQSALRGLACRCPRCGKGKLYAGFLDLRPKCQACGLDYAFIDSGDGPAIFIIMLAGAIVVTAALIVEIKYQPPFWLHAALWLPLIAVTTLLPLRSMKSLLIALQFHHKAAPGRLIDREPK; this is translated from the coding sequence ATGACGCCTGGCCAATCACCCACACTAACCCAGAGCGCACTCCGCGGCCTCGCCTGCCGCTGCCCGCGTTGCGGCAAGGGCAAGCTCTATGCGGGCTTCCTCGACCTGCGCCCGAAATGCCAAGCTTGCGGCCTCGACTACGCCTTCATCGATTCTGGCGACGGCCCTGCGATCTTCATCATCATGCTGGCCGGCGCCATCGTGGTCACCGCCGCCCTGATCGTCGAAATCAAATATCAGCCGCCGTTCTGGCTGCATGCGGCGCTGTGGCTGCCGCTGATCGCAGTGACCACGCTTCTGCCGTTACGCTCGATGAAGTCGCTTCTGATCGCGCTGCAATTCCATCACAAGGCGGCGCCGGGCCGGCTGATCGACCGCGAGCCGAAATGA
- a CDS encoding response regulator transcription factor: protein MQNSARSATKVLIVDDHPVVLSGCRSLFASDNSVKIEEATDAKSGHRAYIARKPDVTVIDIKLPDVSGFELMRRIRKDDPGARIIMFSMNDDPAFVVRAIEMGAQGYVSKGDDPRMLVRAVRKVAAGENFISPQLAEAVTFSGASIKANPASLMTPRELEILRLLGRGDKIVEVADALEISYKTVANTTSLLKQKLGAKNHSDLIRIAVEMGLG from the coding sequence ATGCAAAATTCCGCCAGATCGGCAACGAAGGTATTGATCGTCGACGACCATCCGGTGGTCCTGTCCGGTTGCCGGTCGCTGTTCGCCTCGGACAATTCCGTCAAGATCGAGGAGGCCACCGACGCCAAGTCCGGCCACCGCGCCTACATTGCCAGAAAGCCCGACGTCACGGTAATCGACATCAAGCTTCCCGACGTTTCCGGTTTCGAGCTGATGCGGCGCATCCGCAAGGACGATCCGGGCGCGAGGATCATCATGTTTAGCATGAATGACGATCCGGCGTTCGTCGTTCGCGCCATCGAGATGGGCGCGCAGGGCTATGTTTCGAAGGGTGACGATCCCCGGATGCTGGTGCGGGCCGTCCGCAAGGTGGCCGCCGGCGAGAATTTCATTTCACCGCAACTGGCGGAGGCGGTGACGTTCTCGGGAGCTTCGATCAAGGCCAATCCGGCGTCGCTGATGACGCCGCGCGAGCTGGAAATCCTGCGGCTGTTGGGCCGTGGCGACAAGATTGTCGAGGTCGCCGACGCGCTGGAGATTTCTTACAAGACGGTGGCCAACACTACGTCACTGCTCAAGCAGAAGCTCGGCGCCAAGAACCATTCGGACTTGATCCGGATCGCGGTCGAGATGGGGCTCGGCTGA
- a CDS encoding lipoprotein-releasing ABC transporter permease subunit produces the protein MENPRPLPFSAFEWLLSGRYLRARRKEGFISVIAGFSFLGIMLGVATLIIVMAVMNGFRKELVDKIVGLNGHLLVQPLEAPLTDWEDVTERISRVPGIRLAAPVVDAPALASSAHNASGVLVRGIRSDDLNKLAAIAGNIQQGSLDEFNEGRGVAIGRRLADQLSLRAGDNITLVAADGAVRSKGTTAHIKPYKVAAVFSIDMSEYDSVMVFLPLAEAQAYFNRANDVSAIEIFIDGSPDRVDSFRRPVADAAGRPVFLVDWRRRTSAFFAALQVERNVMFLILTLIVLVAALNIVSGLIMLVKDKGSDIAILRTVGASRGAIMRIFLIAGGAIGVLGTVTGLLVGMLICLNIETIRQFLSWLTNTELFPPKLYFLSKLPAEIDFAETAAVVVMALTLSLLATLYPSWRAARLDPVDVLRYG, from the coding sequence ATGGAGAATCCGCGCCCCCTGCCGTTCTCGGCATTCGAATGGCTGCTGTCCGGGCGGTATCTGCGGGCGCGTCGCAAGGAAGGCTTCATTTCCGTTATCGCCGGTTTTTCCTTCCTCGGCATCATGCTCGGCGTTGCGACGCTGATTATCGTGATGGCGGTCATGAACGGCTTCCGCAAGGAACTGGTGGACAAGATCGTCGGCCTGAACGGCCATCTTCTGGTGCAACCGCTTGAGGCGCCGCTGACGGATTGGGAGGACGTCACCGAACGCATCAGTCGGGTTCCAGGCATACGGCTCGCCGCTCCCGTGGTGGACGCTCCGGCCCTGGCATCATCGGCGCACAACGCCTCCGGCGTGCTCGTTCGCGGCATCCGCTCCGACGATCTCAACAAGTTGGCCGCGATCGCCGGCAATATCCAGCAGGGCTCACTGGATGAATTCAACGAGGGGCGGGGGGTCGCCATCGGGCGCAGGCTTGCCGATCAATTGTCGCTGCGTGCCGGCGACAATATCACGCTGGTCGCGGCAGATGGCGCAGTGAGGTCGAAGGGCACGACGGCGCATATCAAGCCGTACAAGGTTGCGGCGGTGTTCAGCATCGACATGTCGGAATATGATTCCGTCATGGTTTTTCTGCCGCTCGCCGAGGCGCAGGCCTATTTCAACCGTGCAAACGACGTGAGCGCCATCGAAATTTTTATCGACGGCAGCCCTGACCGGGTCGACAGCTTCCGAAGACCGGTAGCTGACGCCGCGGGGCGGCCGGTGTTCCTCGTCGACTGGCGGCGGCGCACCTCGGCCTTCTTCGCCGCACTTCAGGTCGAGCGCAATGTCATGTTCCTGATCCTGACCTTGATCGTGCTGGTTGCCGCGCTGAACATCGTATCGGGCCTGATCATGCTGGTGAAGGACAAGGGCAGCGACATCGCCATTCTGCGCACCGTGGGCGCATCGCGAGGGGCAATCATGCGTATATTCCTGATCGCAGGTGGTGCGATCGGCGTGCTCGGCACGGTGACCGGACTGCTCGTCGGCATGCTGATTTGCCTGAATATCGAAACGATCCGGCAATTCCTGTCCTGGCTCACCAATACCGAGCTGTTTCCGCCAAAACTCTACTTCTTGTCAAAACTGCCGGCGGAGATCGATTTTGCCGAAACCGCCGCCGTCGTGGTCATGGCATTGACGCTGTCATTGCTCGCGACGCTCTATCCATCCTGGCGCGCCGCGCGGCTCGATCCGGTCGATGTGCTTCGATATGGGTGA
- the paoC gene encoding aldehyde oxidoreductase molybdenum-binding subunit PaoC, whose amino-acid sequence MRFETPATINPIDQLKVVGKPADRIDGPLKATGRAPYAYERHDVVSNPAYGYVVGSAIAKGRIARIDLAAAKAAPGVRAIVTADNAGKLDKGERNTARLLGGPEIEHYHQAIAVVVADTFEQARAAAELVHVDYVKAEGAFDLEAVKDTGKPQALFGGPADTSVGDFDRAFTAAPVQLDATYTTPDQAHAMMEPHASIAAWNGDKLTLWTSNQMIAWGVGDVAKTLGISKENVRLVSPFVGGGFGGKLFVRSDALLAALGARAAGRPVKLALQRPLMFNNTTHRPATIQRIRIGATRDGKITAIGHEEWSGNLPGGRPEGAVSQTRLLYAGANRMTATRLAALDLAEGNAMRAPGEASGMMALEIAIDEMAEKLGIDPIEFRILNDTQIDPERPTRPFSQRQLTECFRTGAERFGWSKRNPQPGRVRDGRWMIGIGTAAAFRNNLVVKSAARVRLDNNGTVTVETDMTDIGTGSYTIIAQTAAEMMGVPLEKVVVRLGDSTFPVSSGSGGQFGGNSSTAGVYAACVKLREAIVQKLGFNSAEAEFADGEVRAGNRRVPLVQAAADGGLTAEDGVEFGDLDKKYQQSTFGAHFVEVGVDVATAEIRVRRMLAVCAAGRILNPKTARSQVIGAMTMGVGAALMEELVVDKRAGFFVNHDLAGYEVPVHADIPHQDMIFLDETDPMSSPMKAKGVAELGICGVAAAIANAIYNATGVRVRDYPITLDKLLEQLPDVG is encoded by the coding sequence ATGAGATTCGAAACCCCTGCCACAATCAATCCGATCGACCAGCTCAAGGTGGTCGGTAAGCCCGCCGATCGCATCGATGGTCCGCTCAAGGCCACCGGCCGCGCCCCTTACGCGTATGAGCGCCACGATGTCGTTTCGAATCCGGCCTATGGCTACGTGGTCGGTTCGGCGATCGCAAAGGGACGGATCGCCCGGATTGACCTCGCTGCGGCCAAGGCCGCGCCCGGTGTGCGCGCGATCGTTACGGCCGACAATGCCGGCAAGCTCGACAAGGGTGAGCGCAACACGGCGAGGCTGCTTGGCGGCCCCGAGATCGAACATTATCACCAGGCGATCGCGGTTGTGGTCGCAGACACTTTCGAGCAGGCACGCGCCGCTGCGGAGCTTGTCCACGTCGATTATGTCAAGGCGGAGGGCGCGTTTGATCTTGAAGCGGTCAAGGACACGGGTAAGCCCCAAGCCCTGTTCGGCGGTCCTGCCGATACCTCGGTTGGTGATTTTGACCGCGCATTCACGGCAGCGCCGGTTCAACTCGACGCCACCTACACCACGCCCGATCAGGCGCATGCGATGATGGAGCCGCATGCCTCGATCGCCGCCTGGAACGGCGACAAGCTCACGCTTTGGACCTCGAACCAGATGATCGCCTGGGGAGTGGGCGATGTCGCGAAGACGCTCGGCATTTCCAAGGAGAATGTTCGGCTGGTCTCGCCTTTCGTCGGCGGCGGCTTCGGCGGCAAACTATTCGTGCGTTCGGATGCCTTGCTTGCGGCGCTCGGCGCGCGCGCAGCCGGCCGGCCGGTAAAGTTGGCGCTGCAGCGTCCGCTGATGTTCAACAATACGACGCACCGTCCGGCGACGATCCAGCGCATTCGTATCGGCGCGACCCGCGACGGCAAGATTACGGCGATCGGACATGAGGAGTGGTCCGGCAATCTGCCCGGCGGCAGGCCCGAGGGCGCGGTCAGCCAGACGCGGCTGCTATATGCCGGGGCGAACCGCATGACCGCAACCCGCTTGGCGGCGCTCGACCTCGCCGAAGGCAACGCGATGCGCGCGCCGGGCGAGGCTTCGGGCATGATGGCGCTGGAGATCGCCATCGACGAAATGGCCGAGAAGCTCGGGATTGATCCGATCGAGTTTCGTATCCTCAACGATACCCAGATCGATCCGGAACGGCCGACGCGGCCATTCTCGCAACGTCAACTCACCGAATGCTTCCGCACCGGCGCTGAGCGGTTCGGCTGGAGCAAGCGTAATCCGCAACCGGGCCGGGTCCGTGACGGACGCTGGATGATCGGCATCGGCACCGCCGCTGCGTTCCGCAACAATTTGGTGGTGAAGTCAGCCGCGCGCGTGCGGCTCGACAACAACGGCACGGTGACGGTCGAGACCGACATGACCGACATCGGTACCGGCAGCTACACCATCATCGCGCAGACCGCGGCCGAAATGATGGGCGTCCCGCTGGAGAAGGTGGTGGTACGTCTCGGCGATTCGACCTTCCCGGTCTCGTCAGGCTCCGGCGGGCAATTTGGCGGCAACAGTTCGACCGCAGGCGTCTATGCGGCGTGCGTCAAGCTGCGAGAAGCAATCGTCCAGAAACTCGGCTTCAATTCAGCGGAGGCCGAGTTCGCTGATGGCGAGGTGCGCGCGGGCAATCGCCGCGTGCCGTTAGTGCAAGCTGCGGCAGATGGTGGGCTCACAGCCGAAGACGGAGTTGAATTCGGCGACCTCGACAAGAAGTACCAGCAATCGACCTTCGGCGCGCATTTCGTCGAAGTCGGCGTCGATGTTGCGACCGCTGAGATCCGCGTGCGCCGCATGCTCGCAGTGTGCGCGGCGGGCCGAATCCTCAATCCGAAAACTGCGCGCAGCCAGGTGATCGGGGCGATGACCATGGGCGTGGGTGCGGCGCTGATGGAAGAACTCGTGGTCGACAAGCGCGCCGGCTTTTTCGTCAACCATGACCTCGCCGGCTACGAGGTGCCGGTTCACGCCGACATTCCGCATCAGGACATGATCTTCCTCGACGAGACCGACCCGATGTCCTCGCCGATGAAGGCCAAGGGTGTCGCCGAGCTCGGCATCTGCGGCGTGGCGGCGGCGATCGCCAACGCAATCTACAACGCCACCGGCGTCCGCGTGCGCGACTATCCGATCACGCTAGACAAGCTTCTGGAGCAGCTACCGGACGTCGGCTGA
- a CDS encoding LysR family transcriptional regulator encodes MARQNISDLTAFLAVARERSFTRAAAQLGVSQPALSHTLRGLEERLGLRLLTRTTRSVAPTEAGERLLRTVGPRLEEIDAEMSALTELRDKPAGTIRITAAEHSASAILWPALAKLLPRYPDIKVEITIEYGLTDIVAERYDAGVRLGEQVAKDMIAVRIGPDFSMAVVGAPSYFAGHPKPAKPQDLTAHSCINIRLPTHGGIYAWEFEKRGRGLRVRVDGQLVFNNLALRMSAVLAGLGLAYLPEDQAQPYLADGRLIRVLADWCPPFSGYHLYYPSRRQLTPAFAVLVEALRYRR; translated from the coding sequence ATGGCGCGGCAAAACATCAGCGATCTCACCGCGTTCCTTGCGGTGGCGCGCGAAAGAAGCTTCACCCGGGCGGCGGCGCAGCTCGGGGTTTCACAGCCTGCGCTCAGCCATACGCTGCGCGGATTAGAGGAGCGGCTCGGATTGCGGCTGTTGACCCGCACCACGCGTAGCGTCGCGCCGACGGAGGCCGGCGAGCGGCTGTTGCGAACGGTCGGCCCGCGGCTGGAAGAGATCGATGCGGAAATGTCCGCCCTAACGGAACTGCGCGACAAGCCGGCCGGCACAATTCGCATCACCGCGGCCGAACACTCGGCGAGCGCAATCCTCTGGCCGGCGCTGGCAAAGCTGCTGCCGCGCTATCCCGACATCAAGGTGGAGATCACCATCGAGTATGGCCTCACCGACATCGTCGCGGAGCGCTACGACGCCGGCGTTCGCCTCGGCGAGCAGGTGGCAAAGGACATGATCGCGGTGCGCATCGGACCGGACTTCAGCATGGCGGTGGTCGGAGCGCCCTCCTACTTTGCTGGACATCCCAAGCCCGCCAAGCCCCAGGATCTGACCGCGCATAGCTGCATCAATATCCGGTTGCCGACCCATGGCGGTATCTACGCGTGGGAATTCGAGAAGCGCGGGCGCGGACTGAGGGTCCGAGTCGACGGCCAGTTGGTGTTCAACAATCTGGCGCTGCGGATGAGCGCGGTGCTGGCCGGGCTCGGCCTTGCCTATCTGCCGGAAGACCAGGCGCAGCCGTACCTCGCCGATGGTCGCCTGATCCGCGTGCTCGCCGACTGGTGTCCGCCATTTTCCGGCTATCACCTCTACTATCCGAGCCGCCGTCAGCTCACACCCGCCTTTGCCGTGCTGGTCGAGGCGCTGCGTTACCGGCGCTGA
- a CDS encoding FAD binding domain-containing protein, whose amino-acid sequence MRSFTYERARTPAEAAASAMRKPDAKFIAGGTNLLDLMKLEIETPAHLIDVNGLALDKIESTQEGGLRIGALVRNTDLAADARVRRDYGVLSRALLAGASGQLRNMATTGGNLLQRTRCPYFYDTNQSCNKRKPGSGCAAIGGFSRQHAVVGASEACIATHPSDMAVAMRALDATIETVRPDGARRAIPIAEFYRLPGDTPHIETTLMPGELITAVTLPKPVGGKQIYRKVRDRASYAFALVSVAAIVQGDGTGRIALGGVAHKPWRVEAAEAQMPRGAKAVAAQLLAGARPTRENAFKLALAERTLGAVLAEAKG is encoded by the coding sequence ATGAGATCATTCACCTACGAACGCGCCCGCACGCCGGCTGAGGCTGCCGCTTCCGCGATGCGCAAGCCGGATGCCAAATTCATCGCGGGTGGCACCAATCTCCTTGACCTGATGAAACTCGAGATCGAGACGCCGGCTCATCTGATCGACGTCAACGGCCTTGCACTCGACAAGATCGAATCGACGCAAGAGGGCGGACTACGCATCGGCGCGCTTGTGCGCAACACCGATCTCGCCGCAGACGCGCGCGTACGGCGCGACTACGGCGTATTGTCGCGCGCGCTGCTCGCCGGCGCCTCGGGGCAATTGCGCAACATGGCGACCACCGGAGGCAATCTGCTGCAGCGAACGCGCTGCCCTTACTTCTATGACACCAACCAGTCCTGCAATAAACGGAAGCCCGGCAGCGGCTGTGCGGCGATTGGCGGCTTTAGCCGCCAGCATGCTGTCGTAGGCGCAAGCGAAGCCTGCATCGCGACCCATCCGAGCGACATGGCGGTAGCAATGCGTGCGCTCGATGCCACCATCGAAACCGTGCGGCCCGACGGTGCGAGGCGAGCGATCCCGATTGCCGAATTTTACCGTCTGCCCGGCGATACGCCGCATATCGAGACGACGTTGATGCCGGGCGAATTGATCACGGCGGTGACGCTGCCAAAACCCGTCGGCGGCAAACAGATCTACCGCAAGGTGCGCGACCGCGCCTCCTACGCCTTCGCGCTGGTGTCGGTGGCTGCGATCGTGCAGGGCGACGGAACCGGGCGTATTGCGCTCGGCGGCGTCGCGCACAAGCCATGGCGTGTCGAGGCGGCCGAGGCCCAGATGCCGCGTGGCGCCAAGGCGGTCGCCGCACAGTTGCTCGCCGGCGCCAGGCCGACGCGGGAGAATGCATTCAAGTTGGCGCTGGCGGAACGCACGTTGGGCGCCGTGCTGGCTGAAGCGAAAGGTTGA
- a CDS encoding SURF1 family protein → MTGLSSRRRPVAGFAVFTLIMVAVFAGLGIWQLQRRVEKHALIARLNERLAAAPEALPAQTQWSSLNPAKDEFRRVSFTAVYARLPDAMVYSAGSAVRDDVSGPGTWAFLPAQLADGSTIVVNAGFVQNTMQDRSQQDRATSRLITGQPATLTGYIRFPESAGTLTPPESAAKRLWFTRDHLAMARALGWGEGGKIVAPFYVDLEQPVPESGIPKPGPLSVHLKDDHLQYAITWFTLAFAVVIAFGVWWRAQRRA, encoded by the coding sequence ATGACCGGCCTTTCGTCACGGCGGCGGCCGGTCGCCGGCTTTGCCGTCTTCACGCTGATCATGGTGGCGGTCTTCGCCGGCCTTGGCATTTGGCAATTGCAGCGCCGGGTCGAGAAGCACGCGCTGATCGCCAGGTTGAATGAGCGGCTCGCGGCCGCGCCCGAGGCGCTGCCGGCGCAAACGCAATGGAGTTCGCTAAATCCGGCCAAAGACGAATTCCGCCGCGTCAGCTTCACCGCGGTCTATGCGCGGCTGCCGGACGCGATGGTTTATAGCGCAGGCTCCGCGGTCCGCGACGATGTCTCCGGTCCCGGCACTTGGGCATTCCTGCCAGCGCAACTCGCGGATGGCAGCACCATCGTGGTTAATGCCGGTTTTGTGCAAAACACGATGCAGGACCGCAGCCAGCAGGATCGCGCCACCAGTCGGTTGATCACCGGACAGCCCGCGACGCTCACCGGCTATATCCGTTTTCCCGAGAGCGCCGGCACGCTGACGCCGCCGGAGAGCGCGGCAAAACGGCTTTGGTTCACCCGCGATCATCTCGCTATGGCGCGCGCGCTCGGCTGGGGCGAGGGCGGCAAGATTGTCGCGCCTTTCTATGTCGATCTTGAACAACCGGTGCCCGAAAGCGGCATTCCGAAGCCCGGGCCGCTCTCCGTGCACCTCAAGGACGATCATCTGCAATACGCCATCACCTGGTTCACGCTGGCCTTTGCAGTTGTCATCGCCTTCGGTGTGTGGTGGCGCGCGCAGCGTCGAGCCTGA
- a CDS encoding nuclear transport factor 2 family protein has protein sequence MADDFDPVALVVDWLDACRNRDLVTLLDLYADDAMAECRCGEVKLSEGRAELESYWRPRLDALAPTAFGLEEITPTTDGVVLDYLSHEGQPVRIAFSFTRDGKIRATHCMPVAELQERAADELLVPSHALRPD, from the coding sequence TTGGCTGATGATTTCGATCCGGTAGCACTGGTGGTCGATTGGCTGGACGCGTGTCGCAATCGCGACCTCGTGACATTGCTCGACCTCTATGCTGACGACGCGATGGCCGAATGCCGGTGCGGCGAGGTGAAGCTCAGTGAAGGTCGCGCCGAACTCGAATCCTATTGGCGGCCGCGCCTCGATGCGCTCGCACCGACCGCATTCGGACTGGAGGAAATCACGCCGACCACTGATGGCGTCGTGCTCGATTATCTCAGCCACGAAGGCCAGCCGGTGCGCATCGCCTTCAGCTTCACGCGTGATGGAAAAATTCGGGCGACACATTGCATGCCGGTGGCGGAGTTGCAGGAGCGCGCCGCCGACGAGCTACTGGTTCCTTCACATGCATTGAGGCCGGACTAA